DNA from Amycolatopsis sp. DSM 110486:
GGTCAGCGACGCGCTCGGATACAGCTTGTGGCCGTTGTCGAGCACGTGCCAGTGCGTGTCCGATCCGTCGGTGCCCAGCCCCTCGGTGAGCAGTTCCGGGTGCGGCCGGGGCGTGATCGCGCGCAGCAGCCCGCGCTCCCCCTCCAGCGCGGTGTCGGTGGAGGTAAACCCGTTCTCCGCCAGCAGGGCCGCCAGCACTCCGTCCATCGCGGCCTTGCCGGGGTGGATCGCCTTCGTGTCGCTGCCGTACACCTCGCGCACGCCCGCGGCCTGCGTGGCCGCGCAGCCGAGCGCGTGGGTCGTCGCTTCCGCGGACAGCCCGAGCGCGTTGGCCGCGGCGGCCGCGGCGGCGAGGTGGCCCGCGGTGCCGGTGACATGCCAGCCGCTCTCGTAGTGCTGCGGCCCGGCCGCGCAGGCGACCCGCGCGCCCACCTCGAACCCGGCCACGTACGCGGCGACCAGCGCGGGCCCGGCCAGCCCGCGCGCCTGGCCGATGGCGAGCACCGCGGGCCACACGCACGAGCCGAGGTGGATGGTGGTGGCACTCGGGTTGTAGACGTCGTCGTAGTCGAGCAGGTGCGAGGTATACGCGTTGGCCAGCGCCGCGAACGGCGGGCTGGTGCGCAGCGTGGTGCCGACGACGGTGCACGGCCCGTCGCCGCCGACCGCGGCGACGACACCGCGCAGCTTCGCCGCGGCCGGCTCACCGGACCCGGCCAGCGCGGCGGCCGTCCAGTCGACGAACGCGCGCCGGGCGTTGTGCACCACCGGTTCGGGCAGCGCGTCCGCGGTGATCGAGGCGCCGAACGCCGCGAGTTCGCGGGAACGGGTCAGTACTGGTTCGGTGGTGGTCACTTGCTCCCCTGAGGCAATCGGGCGACGAGCGGTTTCATGGTTTCGGTGAACGTCGCGATCTGTTTCTTCAGCGCTTCCCCGGTGATGAACCGGGTCGCGTTGCCTTCGCTGCGCATGTACGCCGCCCAGGCCGGGGTCTTTACGAGCTTGGCGAAGATCCCGACGTAGTAGTCCACGGCCTGCTTGGACATGCCGGGCGGCCCGGCGATGCCGCGGAACTGCAACTGCTGGGGCAACCCGTCGGCGGACAGGCCCTGCTCGGTGAGCGTCGCCACGTCCGGGTAGGTCAGCGACCGGTGCGAGCCGAGCACGCCGATGATCTTCATCTGGTGCGCTGCCACCTGCTCGGAGAAGTCGGACTCCGCGCCGATCATCATCTGCGCGTCGCCGCGCAGCAATGCGGTGATCCGCGGCCCGCCGTCGGCGAACGACAGGTACTTCCACGTGGTACCGGCATCCTTTTCGTACTTCAGCGCCACCAGGTTGTCCACGGACGAGCTTGCCCCGCCCACCTGGACGAGCCTGCCGGGCTTGCGCTTGGCGTCGGCCACGAACTCGGCGAAGGTGCGGTACGGCGAGTTCGACGGCACCGCCACCACCTGCTGCTCCTCAGCCAGCTCGGCGATCGGCGTCAGATCGTCCAATGTGGCCGGTGCGTCCCCGGTGGCCATCCCGCTCACGACCCACTTCGACGTGAACGCGGCCACCACGTTGGTCTTCGAGCCACGGCCCGCCATGTACGCCATGGCACCGAGACCACCGCCCTGCGGCTTGCTGATCACCGGCCAGTTGTCGTCGATCAGCTTGGCCTGCTGCGCCATCTTCACCAGCTCGCGGGCGAACACGTCGCTGCCACCGCCCGGCCCGGTGTCCACCACGAACTGGATGTTCACCGGCGTCCCGCCGCTCGCGGCGCCGACGTGGCACCCGGCCACCGCGCCGGCCACGAGGGCCAGGCCGAGCACCGCCGTCACCGGCTTGCGGACGTGCATCAGCGTTCTCCTTCCGAGACGGTCACGAGCTCCGCGCCGGGGGCGGCGAGGGCGAGGGCGGCCCGGCGCTTGCGCTGCCGGCTGACAACCGCGAAGAGCACCACCGCGACGGTCACCCCGAGGATCGCGGCGGATACCGGGCGCTGCACGAAGATGAGCGGGC
Protein-coding regions in this window:
- a CDS encoding tripartite tricarboxylate transporter substrate binding protein codes for the protein MHVRKPVTAVLGLALVAGAVAGCHVGAASGGTPVNIQFVVDTGPGGGSDVFARELVKMAQQAKLIDDNWPVISKPQGGGLGAMAYMAGRGSKTNVVAAFTSKWVVSGMATGDAPATLDDLTPIAELAEEQQVVAVPSNSPYRTFAEFVADAKRKPGRLVQVGGASSSVDNLVALKYEKDAGTTWKYLSFADGGPRITALLRGDAQMMIGAESDFSEQVAAHQMKIIGVLGSHRSLTYPDVATLTEQGLSADGLPQQLQFRGIAGPPGMSKQAVDYYVGIFAKLVKTPAWAAYMRSEGNATRFITGEALKKQIATFTETMKPLVARLPQGSK
- a CDS encoding MmgE/PrpD family protein, which gives rise to MTTTEPVLTRSRELAAFGASITADALPEPVVHNARRAFVDWTAAALAGSGEPAAAKLRGVVAAVGGDGPCTVVGTTLRTSPPFAALANAYTSHLLDYDDVYNPSATTIHLGSCVWPAVLAIGQARGLAGPALVAAYVAGFEVGARVACAAGPQHYESGWHVTGTAGHLAAAAAAANALGLSAEATTHALGCAATQAAGVREVYGSDTKAIHPGKAAMDGVLAALLAENGFTSTDTALEGERGLLRAITPRPHPELLTEGLGTDGSDTHWHVLDNGHKLYPSASLTHPAIDAVLALDPVDPAEVAAIEVRMAGFAAAVTALAQPETGAAAKFSTAHCVAAALTRRHAGPAEFTDTVVADPVVAALRDKVTVLADEAVTKRGCLLRITLHDRTELRSTVEQNKGTPAAPLTDADLEDKLVTAGDATLGHQTTDLLVKSCWALDRLAGLDELMAYVTPVSPVSHAG